The following coding sequences lie in one Xylocopa sonorina isolate GNS202 chromosome 15, iyXylSono1_principal, whole genome shotgun sequence genomic window:
- the LOC143430719 gene encoding LOW QUALITY PROTEIN: BTB/POZ domain-containing protein 17-like (The sequence of the model RefSeq protein was modified relative to this genomic sequence to represent the inferred CDS: substituted 1 base at 1 genomic stop codon): protein MLMSPQWSESQESKVTLQETPQRVPIFSEFLRYFYTGQIRINYGVVLPILSLADKYNVEDLISLCLDYMQNHIALAAIHGTLVSRLQYTSNCILHRGCNILHNITQACQNFIKWNMELVATTADFGNFYLDILVSLLHQSSLVIKDEMTLYRCLESWLDHQANRLKTQLSHDELEATLEQLVVAVMSPVRFPMMSSRQLAELLLFPLTKKDKEFFVERMSIGMSFHSGQLNRVKEVSLNEEDGALLFEPRLYTVDTCSSLLTIENFHDLPSYHTRTLVFSSLSCLAEYAGDRACEWVVDIYPKGVXFKKFFLIVWQGTVEMPEHVKRSVRLSLTSKEPPINSDTDMRAKIGVLIYGLQDGVEHIARVTEIIHRFSKEERVLNLDDLLPFEELNPQQGSVQENRSPFLVGPNKDMLKLHIVISPAS from the coding sequence ATGTTAATGAGTCCTCAGTGGAGTGAGTCTCAAGAGAGCAAAGTAACCCTTCAAGAAACGCCACAACGTGTACCCATATTTAGTGAGTTTTTGCGATACTTTTACACTGGCCAAATAAGGATCAATTACGGAGTTGTTTTACCGATATTATCATTAGCTGATAAGTATAACGTTGAAGATTTGATATCGTTGTGCCTTGATTATATGCAAAATCATATCGCACTAGCTGCCATACACGGCACTCTAGTATCGCGGTTGCAATATACTTCAAACTGTATACTTCATCGCGGTTGCAATATACTTCACAATATCACTCAAGCATGTCAGAACTTTATTAAATGGAATATGGAATTGGTGGCTACCACTGCGGACTTTGGAAATTTTTATTTAGATATCTTAGTGTCGTTATTACACCAGAGTAGTCTAGTGATAAAGGATGAAATGACATTATATAGATGCCTAGAATCTTGGTTGGATCACCAAGCGAACCGATTAAAAACTCAACTGTCGCACGACGAATTAGAGGCAACATTAGAACAATTGGTAGTAGCTGTAATGTCCCCTGTTAGATTTCCAATGATGTCCTCTCGACAACTAGCAGAATTACTTTTATTTCCTTTAACAAAGAAAGACAAAGAATTCTTCGTAGAACGTATGTCTATAGGAATGTCGTTTCATTCTGGCCAATTGAATAGAGTTAAAGAAGTCAGTTTAAATGAAGAAGACGGTGCGTTACTTTTCGAACCAAGATTATACACTGTAGATACTTGTAGTTCATTGCTTACGATAGAAAATTTTCACGACCTACCCTCTTATCACACAAGAACGCTTGTGTTTTCGAGTCTTTCGTGTTTAGCAGAGTACGCTGGTGATCGGGCCTGTGAATGGGTCGTAGATATATATCCGAAAGGCGTTTAGTTTAAAAAGTTTTTCTTGATAGTGTGGCAGGGAACGGTAGAAATGCCTGAACATGTAAAACGTTCGGTTAGGTTATCGCTCACGAGTAAGGAACCACCGATAAATAGCGATACCGACATGCGAGCGAAAATAGGCGTTCTAATATACGGACTGCAGGATGGTGTTGAGCATATTGCAAGAGTAACAGAAATTATTCACAGGTTTAGTAAAGAAGAACGTGTTCTTAATTTGGATGATCTTTTGCCGTTCGAAGAACTTAATCCGCAACAGGGTTCTGTGCAGGAAAATAGATCTCCTTTTCTCGTAGGTCCAAATAAAGATATGCTCAAATTACATATTGTTATATCACCAGCTAGTTAG